The following are encoded together in the bacterium genome:
- a CDS encoding sulfotransferase gives MDAWAAPPPARLVLVLSSERSGSTLLRVILGEHSRIVAPQELFLLRYPDFDAWRARKPEALESLLEFFLLAGHPLSESAIEAACRGRATTDVYEWMLTHLPAGGLLIDKTPAYANDSIALVRSASLRPFYIWLIRHPLAVVDSHVRLKEAAPDRRPLPRRVLRPIRAAVERLVGGMSALAREREAKWVVQNLNIQTFLRRIPGARRATVHYEDLVRQPDAVIASLCAAMGIAFEPGMLQPETRQRQNPHLGDPNFHRHAGIDRQTVESWRNRYEERHLRPETLQLMQQIGVRRADALHASAA, from the coding sequence ATGGATGCGTGGGCGGCGCCGCCGCCCGCACGCCTCGTCCTCGTCTTGAGCTCGGAGCGATCGGGATCGACGCTGCTGCGCGTGATCCTCGGCGAGCACAGTCGCATCGTCGCGCCACAGGAGCTGTTCCTGCTCCGCTATCCGGACTTCGACGCCTGGCGGGCTCGCAAACCCGAGGCGCTCGAGAGCCTGCTGGAATTCTTTCTCCTCGCCGGCCACCCGCTCTCGGAATCGGCGATCGAAGCGGCGTGCCGAGGACGGGCGACGACCGACGTGTACGAATGGATGTTGACGCATCTGCCGGCGGGCGGCCTGTTGATCGACAAGACGCCCGCCTATGCCAACGACTCGATCGCGCTGGTGCGCTCGGCGTCCCTGCGGCCATTCTACATCTGGCTCATCCGCCACCCGCTCGCGGTCGTCGACTCGCACGTCCGCCTCAAGGAGGCCGCGCCGGACCGCCGCCCGCTGCCGCGGCGCGTCCTGCGCCCGATCCGCGCCGCGGTGGAGCGGCTGGTGGGCGGCATGAGCGCCCTGGCGCGGGAGCGGGAAGCCAAGTGGGTGGTGCAGAACCTCAACATCCAGACCTTCCTGCGGCGGATCCCGGGCGCGCGACGGGCGACGGTGCACTACGAGGATCTGGTGCGACAGCCCGACGCGGTGATCGCGTCGCTCTGCGCGGCGATGGGCATCGCGTTCGAGCCCGGGATGCTCCAGCCAGAGACGCGACAGCGCCAGAATCCGCACCTCGGGGATCCGAACTTCCACCGGCACGCCGGCATCGACAGGCAGACGGTCGAGAGCTGGCGGAACCGCTACGAGGAGCGCCACCTGCGCCCCGAGACGCTGCAGTTGATGCAGCAGATCGGGGTGCGCCGGGCGGACGCCCTCCACGCCTCCGCGGCGTGA